One Panicum virgatum strain AP13 chromosome 3N, P.virgatum_v5, whole genome shotgun sequence DNA segment encodes these proteins:
- the LOC120665836 gene encoding uncharacterized protein LOC120665836 — translation MEDNSDDGSIGPPPEGEPAGVDAPGDAPYIEENEDLVPLSTRLKRFQSIATKNVQGSSAAAPQGIAECLPPEKSPVVQKLGNVDARHARLKLPDIPTSVAKADKNNVATNKGCSSKKSVPTVSKHHIATPRTNAVQDDKNNNTTKQSSSTPGMDKARANVVLESASSSKVRPWDFPVDVPEFDIMKSIEEATPLETCPPTPPTGKTDSIWTLDGLPDEEYLLWEAEAIRVHEQAKAKQHKGSTSNSQSIEDPTSNKCYNPISAPNNKPTMHAAPTPQAAGITAAASVEGDSSITPLCVPPPRRAFKLGAALQSPYVPIEPRRMPFKCSKEVCKVYDAVCMFARRFTRSKSSEQPIINYIFNFASLGHLADSVKPGGKLKNTVAEIGIYVINGKKKRGATRQVLPLHVSTFLQHNQSGMAAVTQVFKKESNHLDHRQLILFPVLQKLVQSDEHSGHYFLIVLNLRNKRFEVLDSMRNLENGKLAECCNKITNAIKSLWKIYYLDTKNPIDKYEIVDIPIPKQTNNHDCGFHMLMNAEYYDGRTVCNIQEGDMPRIRKILTHKWVTYDENNTDWEEMLNLEMTLKGKEKA, via the exons ATGGAGGACAACAGCGATGATGGAAGCATAGGACCGCCCCCTGAGGGTGAACCTGCTGGTGTAGATGCACCTGGGGATGCCCCATATAtagaagaaaatgaagatctCGTTCCACTCAGCACAAGGCTAAAAAGGTTTCAGTCCATTGCAACAAAAAATGTACAAGGAAGTTCTGCAGCAGCACCTCAAGGAATAGCTGAATGTTTACCACCAGAGAAATCTCCAGTAGTGCAGAAACTAGGCAACGTTGATGCCAGACATGCAAGACTAAAGCTGCCAGACATCCCAACTAGTGTAGCTAAAGCTGACAAGAACAATGTTGCAACTAACAAAGGTTGCAGCTCCAAGAAGAGTGTGCCAACAGTCAGCAAGCATCACATTGCCACTCCAAGAACTAATGCAGTTCAAGATGACAAGAACAATAACACCACAAAACAATCCAGCAGCACACCTGGGATGGATAAAGCGAGAGCTAATGTTGTACTAGAGTCAGCAAGCAGCTCCAAGGTCCGCCCCTGGGACTTCCCTGTCGACGTCCCTGAGTTTGATATCATGAAGTCAATTGAAGAGGCCACACCCCTTGAGACTTGCCCACCCACACCTCCTACCGGCAAAACCG ATTCTATATGGACACTGGACGGCCTACCTGACGAGGAATATTTATTATGGGAAGCGGAAGCTATTCGGGTTCATGAACAAGCAAAAGCAAAGCAACACAAAGGCTCAACATCAAACTCACAAAGCATAGAAGACCCTACAAGCAACAAGTGCTACAATCCAATTTCAGCACCAAACAACAAGCCAACAATGCATGCAGCACCAACCCCACAAGCAGCGGGGATAACTGCTGCTGCATCAGTAGAGGGTGATTCTTCTATCACACCTTTGTGTGTTCCTCCACCGAGAAGAGCATTCAAACTGGGTGCAGCATTGCAATCCCCGTACGTTCCGATTGAGCCAAGGAGAATGCCCTTCAAGTGCAGCAAGGAAGTGTGCAAGGTATATGATGCCGTTTGCATGTTTGCTAGAAGGTTCACCAGGTCGAAGAGCAGCGA GCAACCCATAATAAACTACATTTTCAACTTCGCTTCATTGGGCCATCTTGCAGACTCAGTTAAACCAGGTGGGAAGCTAAAGAATACTGTCGCAGAGATCGGCATCTATGTCATTAATGGCAAGAAGAAAAGGGGAGCCACAAGACAGGTTCTACCACTTCACGTTTCA ACATTTTTGCAGCACAACCAAAGTGGGATGGCAGCCGTAACACAAGTGTTTAAGAAGGAGTCAAACCACCTGGACCACAGACAACTG attCTCTTCCCAGTTCTACAAAAGCTAGTACAGTCTGATGAACATTCCGGGCATTACTTTCTGATTGTGCTTAATTTGCGCAATAAAAGGTTTGAAGTGTTGGACTCTATGAGGAATCTAGAAAACGGGAAGCTGGCTGAATGTTGTAACAAGATCACCAATGCAATAAAATCTCTGTGGAAGATATATTATCTTGACACAAAAAACCCAATCGACAAATACGAAATTGTGGATATTCCAATCCCAAAACAGACAAACAA CCACGACTGCGGGTTCCACATGCTGATGAACGCAGAGTATTATGATGGGCGCACAGTGTGCAATATCCAAGAGGGTGACATGCCCAGGATTCGAAAGATTTTGACACACAAGTGGGTGACCTATGATGAAAACAACACAGACTGGGAAGAGATGCTAAACCTGGAAATGACACTCAAGG GTAAAGAGAAGGCATGA